One genomic window of Anguilla anguilla isolate fAngAng1 chromosome 13, fAngAng1.pri, whole genome shotgun sequence includes the following:
- the LOC118210592 gene encoding protein kinase C delta type-like isoform X2, protein MAPFLRIAFNAFDLGALPPPPEQPFCAIKMKESLNTERGKTLVQKKPTMYPPWRSTFDAHIHEGRVLQVLLMKTAEESLSEVTVGVSVLVERCKKDNGHAEFWVDMQPTGKVMMAVQFFMEDSDAGSIKQPVMEGAVDIATLNRRRGAIKQAKIHYIKKHEFIVTFFKQFTFCSVCREFVWGLNKQGYKCRQCNAAIHKKCIDKIIGRCTGTATDSRDTMFQKERFKIDMPHRFKINNYMSPTFCDHCGSLLWGLVKQGLKCEECAMNVHQKCQSKVANMCGINQKLLAEALNQVGKKSSQKPDPDPFSSGIYQDFSMSQEGDGPDSPPYGKLWEGISPSISPGPAPTPTPSHTLQKTHLGIENFVFHKVLGKGSFGKVLLAELKGHGQFFAVKALKKDVVLMDDDVECTMVEKRVLSLAWEYPFLTNLYSTFQTKEHLFFVMEYLNGGDLMFHIQNKERFDVPRSTFYAAEIICGLQFLHSKGIVYRDLKLDNVMLDSEGHIKIADFGMCKENIGQNFATTFCGTPDYIAPEILLGKPYTFSVDWWSFGVLVFEMLVGQSPFHGDDEDELFQSIRTDTPRYPIWLTRESKDLLEKLFVREPNQRLGVVGNIRIHPFFKSINWPALERREMKPPFKPKVKSPNDCSNFDREFLSEKPRLSYNDKLFIDSMDPKAFAGFSFINPTMDQILQNTK, encoded by the exons ATGGCTCCCTTCTTAAGGATTGCCTTCAACGCCTTTGACCTGGGTGCCCTGCCCCCACCACCTGAACAGCCCTTCTGTGCCATAAAGATGAAAGAGTCCCTGAACACAG agcgaGGGAAGACCCTAGTGCAGAAGAAACCCACCATGTACCCACCTTGGAGGTCCACATTTGACGCCCACATCCATGAGGGGCGTGTCCTTCAGGTGCTGCTGATGAAGACGGCTGAGGAGTCACTGTCAGAGGTcactgtgggtgtgtctgtgcttgtggagCGCTGCAAAAAGGACAATGGCCATGCTGAGTtctgg GTGGACATGCAGCCCACAGGGAAGGTGATGATGGCAGTTCAGTTCTTCATGGAGGATTCTGATGCTG GGTCGATAAAGCAGCCAGTGATGGAGGGGGCTGTGGACATTGCAACACTGAACCGGCGACGAGGTGCCATCAAGCAGGCCAAGATCCACTACATCAAGAAGCACGAGTTCATCGTAACCTTCTTCAAGCAGTTTACCTTCTGCTCTGTGTGCCGGGAGTTTGTCTG GGGACTCAATAAACAAGGCTACAAGTGTAGAC AATGCAATGCTGCCATACACAAGAAGTGCATTGACAAAATAATAGGAAGATGCACAGGAACAGCAACCGACAGTCGGGACACCATG tTCCAGAAGGAGCGCTTCAAGATCGATATGCCCCACCGCTTCAAGATTAACAACTACATGAGCCCCACCTTCTGCGACCACTGTGGCAGCCTGCTGTGGGGCCTGGTCAAGCAAGGCCTCAAGTGTGAAG AGTGCGCAATGAACGTCCATCAGAAGTGCCAGTCCAAAGTGGCCAACATGTGTGGGATTAACCAGAAGCTCCTTGCTGAGGCACTTAATCAAGTTGGCAAG AAATCCAGCCAGAAGCCTGACCCCGACCCATTTTCCTCTGGGATCTATCAGGACTTCAGCATGAGTCAAGAGGGTGACGGCCCTG ATAGCCCTCCATATGGGAAGCTGTGGGAGGGTATCAGCCCTAGCATCAGTCCTGGGCCTGCCCCCACACCTACCCCGAGCCACACCCTGCAGAAGACCCACTTGGGGATAGAGAACTTTGTGTTCCACAAGGTGCTTGGAAAGGGGAGCTTCGGGAAG GTTCTACTGGCAGAATTGAAAGGGCATGGTCAGTTCTTTGCAGTAAAGGCTTTGAAAAAGGATGTGGTACTGATGGATGATGATGTGGAGTGTACCATGGTGGAGAAGAGAGTGCTGTCACTGGCCTGGGAATACCCCTTCCTAACAAACCTATACTCTACGTTCCAGACAAAG GAACACCTGTTCTTTGTTATGGAATACCTGAATGGAGGGGACCTGATGTTCCACATACAGAACAAGGAGCGCTTTGACGTGCCAAGATCCAC GTTCTACGCTGCTGAAATAATCTGTGGGCTCCAGTTTCTGCACTCCAAAGGAATAGTCTACAG GGACCTGAAACTGGACAATGTGATGCTGGACAGTGAGGGACACATTAAGATTGCTGATTTTGGGATGTGCAAGGAAAATATTGGCCAGAATTTTGCAACAACATTCTGTGGAACTCCTGACTACATTGCGCCAGAG ATCCTCCTGGGCAAACCATACACCTTTTCAGTGGACTGGTGGTCATTTGGGGTTCTGGTTTTCGAGATGCTGGTTGGCCAGTCGCCCTTCCATGGAGATGATGAAGATGAGCTTTTTCAGTCCATTCGCACGGACACCCCACGCTACCCCATCTGGCTCACCAGGGAGTCCAAGGACCTGCTAGAGAAG ctgtTCGTGAGGGAACCGAACCAGAGGCTTGGTGTTGTCGGAAACATCCGCATACACCCCTTCTTCAAGAGCATCAACTGGCCAGCCCTTGAAAGAAGGGAGATGAAACCCCCCTTCAAGCCTAAAGTG AAATCTCCCAATGACTGCAGCAACTTTGACCGGGAGTTCCTGAGTGAGAAGCCCCGCCTCTCTTACAACGATAAGCTCTTCATTGATTCAATGGACCCGAAAGCCTTCGCTGGCTTCTCCTTCATCAATCCCACCATGGACCAGATCCTGCAGAATACGAAATAA
- the LOC118210592 gene encoding protein kinase C delta type-like isoform X1, which yields MAPFLRIAFNAFDLGALPPPPEQPFCAIKMKESLNTERGKTLVQKKPTMYPPWRSTFDAHIHEGRVLQVLLMKTAEESLSEVTVGVSVLVERCKKDNGHAEFWVDMQPTGKVMMAVQFFMEDSDAGSIKQPVMEGAVDIATLNRRRGAIKQAKIHYIKKHEFIVTFFKQFTFCSVCREFVWGLNKQGYKCRQCNAAIHKKCIDKIIGRCTGTATDSRDTMFQKERFKIDMPHRFKINNYMSPTFCDHCGSLLWGLVKQGLKCEECAMNVHQKCQSKVANMCGINQKLLAEALNQVGKKSSQKPDPDPFSSGIYQDFSMSQEGDGPADSPPYGKLWEGISPSISPGPAPTPTPSHTLQKTHLGIENFVFHKVLGKGSFGKVLLAELKGHGQFFAVKALKKDVVLMDDDVECTMVEKRVLSLAWEYPFLTNLYSTFQTKEHLFFVMEYLNGGDLMFHIQNKERFDVPRSTFYAAEIICGLQFLHSKGIVYRDLKLDNVMLDSEGHIKIADFGMCKENIGQNFATTFCGTPDYIAPEILLGKPYTFSVDWWSFGVLVFEMLVGQSPFHGDDEDELFQSIRTDTPRYPIWLTRESKDLLEKLFVREPNQRLGVVGNIRIHPFFKSINWPALERREMKPPFKPKVKSPNDCSNFDREFLSEKPRLSYNDKLFIDSMDPKAFAGFSFINPTMDQILQNTK from the exons ATGGCTCCCTTCTTAAGGATTGCCTTCAACGCCTTTGACCTGGGTGCCCTGCCCCCACCACCTGAACAGCCCTTCTGTGCCATAAAGATGAAAGAGTCCCTGAACACAG agcgaGGGAAGACCCTAGTGCAGAAGAAACCCACCATGTACCCACCTTGGAGGTCCACATTTGACGCCCACATCCATGAGGGGCGTGTCCTTCAGGTGCTGCTGATGAAGACGGCTGAGGAGTCACTGTCAGAGGTcactgtgggtgtgtctgtgcttgtggagCGCTGCAAAAAGGACAATGGCCATGCTGAGTtctgg GTGGACATGCAGCCCACAGGGAAGGTGATGATGGCAGTTCAGTTCTTCATGGAGGATTCTGATGCTG GGTCGATAAAGCAGCCAGTGATGGAGGGGGCTGTGGACATTGCAACACTGAACCGGCGACGAGGTGCCATCAAGCAGGCCAAGATCCACTACATCAAGAAGCACGAGTTCATCGTAACCTTCTTCAAGCAGTTTACCTTCTGCTCTGTGTGCCGGGAGTTTGTCTG GGGACTCAATAAACAAGGCTACAAGTGTAGAC AATGCAATGCTGCCATACACAAGAAGTGCATTGACAAAATAATAGGAAGATGCACAGGAACAGCAACCGACAGTCGGGACACCATG tTCCAGAAGGAGCGCTTCAAGATCGATATGCCCCACCGCTTCAAGATTAACAACTACATGAGCCCCACCTTCTGCGACCACTGTGGCAGCCTGCTGTGGGGCCTGGTCAAGCAAGGCCTCAAGTGTGAAG AGTGCGCAATGAACGTCCATCAGAAGTGCCAGTCCAAAGTGGCCAACATGTGTGGGATTAACCAGAAGCTCCTTGCTGAGGCACTTAATCAAGTTGGCAAG AAATCCAGCCAGAAGCCTGACCCCGACCCATTTTCCTCTGGGATCTATCAGGACTTCAGCATGAGTCAAGAGGGTGACGGCCCTG cAGATAGCCCTCCATATGGGAAGCTGTGGGAGGGTATCAGCCCTAGCATCAGTCCTGGGCCTGCCCCCACACCTACCCCGAGCCACACCCTGCAGAAGACCCACTTGGGGATAGAGAACTTTGTGTTCCACAAGGTGCTTGGAAAGGGGAGCTTCGGGAAG GTTCTACTGGCAGAATTGAAAGGGCATGGTCAGTTCTTTGCAGTAAAGGCTTTGAAAAAGGATGTGGTACTGATGGATGATGATGTGGAGTGTACCATGGTGGAGAAGAGAGTGCTGTCACTGGCCTGGGAATACCCCTTCCTAACAAACCTATACTCTACGTTCCAGACAAAG GAACACCTGTTCTTTGTTATGGAATACCTGAATGGAGGGGACCTGATGTTCCACATACAGAACAAGGAGCGCTTTGACGTGCCAAGATCCAC GTTCTACGCTGCTGAAATAATCTGTGGGCTCCAGTTTCTGCACTCCAAAGGAATAGTCTACAG GGACCTGAAACTGGACAATGTGATGCTGGACAGTGAGGGACACATTAAGATTGCTGATTTTGGGATGTGCAAGGAAAATATTGGCCAGAATTTTGCAACAACATTCTGTGGAACTCCTGACTACATTGCGCCAGAG ATCCTCCTGGGCAAACCATACACCTTTTCAGTGGACTGGTGGTCATTTGGGGTTCTGGTTTTCGAGATGCTGGTTGGCCAGTCGCCCTTCCATGGAGATGATGAAGATGAGCTTTTTCAGTCCATTCGCACGGACACCCCACGCTACCCCATCTGGCTCACCAGGGAGTCCAAGGACCTGCTAGAGAAG ctgtTCGTGAGGGAACCGAACCAGAGGCTTGGTGTTGTCGGAAACATCCGCATACACCCCTTCTTCAAGAGCATCAACTGGCCAGCCCTTGAAAGAAGGGAGATGAAACCCCCCTTCAAGCCTAAAGTG AAATCTCCCAATGACTGCAGCAACTTTGACCGGGAGTTCCTGAGTGAGAAGCCCCGCCTCTCTTACAACGATAAGCTCTTCATTGATTCAATGGACCCGAAAGCCTTCGCTGGCTTCTCCTTCATCAATCCCACCATGGACCAGATCCTGCAGAATACGAAATAA